One genomic region from Pseudoduganella dura encodes:
- a CDS encoding AAA family ATPase encodes MYTKLHAVARQVGSLIVGKDMQIRQSLACLLAGGHLLLEDVPGVGKTTLSHALAISLGLQFNRVQFTSDLLPADVVGISVYEREKNGFAFHPGPIFTQVLLADEINRATPKTQSGLLEAMEERQVTADGVTRALPEPFFVIATQNPTHQIGTFPLPESQLDRFLMCLTLGYPDPAAERALLAGEDRRSMLGTLPAAMTATELAAAQRGLRAIHTSAALIDYVHALVLASRGNGSFAEGLSPRAALALVQAARAWAALEGRDHVIPEDVQAVLVPVCAHRLRPVKSSQGVALASRELVLQLQKSVPV; translated from the coding sequence ATGTACACGAAATTGCATGCCGTTGCGCGCCAGGTGGGCAGCCTCATCGTGGGCAAGGACATGCAGATCCGGCAGTCGCTGGCCTGCCTGCTGGCCGGCGGCCACCTGCTGCTGGAAGATGTGCCGGGGGTGGGCAAGACCACACTGTCGCACGCGCTGGCGATTTCGCTCGGCCTGCAGTTCAACCGCGTGCAGTTCACCAGCGACCTGCTGCCGGCCGACGTGGTGGGCATTTCCGTCTACGAGCGTGAAAAGAACGGCTTTGCCTTCCACCCCGGCCCGATCTTCACGCAGGTGCTGCTGGCCGACGAGATCAACCGCGCCACGCCGAAAACGCAATCGGGCCTGCTGGAAGCGATGGAAGAACGGCAGGTCACGGCCGATGGCGTGACGCGGGCGCTGCCCGAGCCGTTCTTCGTGATCGCCACGCAGAATCCCACCCACCAGATCGGCACGTTCCCGCTGCCCGAATCGCAGCTCGACCGCTTCCTGATGTGCCTCACGCTGGGCTACCCCGACCCGGCCGCCGAGCGCGCGCTGCTGGCCGGCGAGGACCGCCGCAGCATGCTCGGGACCCTGCCCGCCGCGATGACCGCCACGGAGCTCGCGGCCGCGCAGCGCGGCCTGCGCGCGATCCACACGTCGGCGGCGCTGATCGACTACGTGCACGCGCTGGTGCTCGCGTCGCGCGGCAACGGCTCGTTCGCCGAGGGTCTTTCGCCGCGCGCCGCGCTGGCGCTGGTGCAGGCAGCCCGTGCCTGGGCGGCGCTGGAAGGCCGCGACCATGTGATACCGGAAGATGTGCAGGCCGTGCTGGTGCCCGTGTGCGCGCACCGGCTGCGGCCCGTGAAATCCAGCCAGGGCGTGGCGCTGGCCAGCCGCGAGCTGGTGCTGCAGCTCCAGAAGTCGGTACCGGTCTAG
- a CDS encoding histone deacetylase family protein, with protein MSTAIYSHPDCRRHEMGEWHPECPARLQAIADQLINAHIDDLLDHREAPLADMAAIARNHTPNAIAIVQSQPHEGDDYYPIDGDTSLNRHSWTAALRAAGAAVAATDAVIDGEIDNAFCAVRPPGHHARPSVPMGFCLFNNVAIAARHALDARGLERVAIVDFDVHHGNGTEEAFRDERRVLMASFFQHPFYPYTEPLPVTPNRVNVPVPAGTKGDVVRRLVLEQWLPALHAFRPQMIFISAGFDAHREDDLGTMGLVEADYAWMTQQMMEVAKLHAKGRIVSCLEGGYNLSALGRSVVAHVKALAEI; from the coding sequence ATGAGCACAGCCATCTACAGCCACCCCGATTGCCGGCGCCATGAAATGGGCGAGTGGCATCCCGAGTGCCCCGCGCGGCTGCAGGCCATCGCCGACCAGCTGATCAATGCCCACATCGACGACCTGCTCGATCATCGCGAAGCGCCGCTCGCCGACATGGCGGCCATCGCGCGCAACCACACGCCGAACGCGATCGCCATCGTGCAAAGCCAGCCGCACGAGGGCGACGATTACTATCCGATCGACGGCGACACGTCGCTGAACCGCCACAGCTGGACGGCCGCGCTGCGCGCCGCCGGCGCGGCGGTGGCGGCCACCGACGCGGTCATCGACGGCGAGATCGACAACGCATTCTGCGCGGTGCGTCCGCCCGGCCACCATGCGCGGCCGTCGGTGCCGATGGGCTTTTGCCTGTTCAACAACGTGGCGATCGCGGCGCGCCATGCGCTCGACGCGCGCGGCCTGGAACGGGTGGCGATCGTCGATTTCGACGTCCATCACGGCAACGGCACCGAGGAAGCGTTCCGCGACGAGCGGCGCGTGCTGATGGCGAGCTTTTTCCAGCACCCGTTCTACCCGTACACGGAACCGCTGCCGGTCACGCCCAACCGCGTCAACGTGCCGGTACCGGCCGGCACGAAAGGCGACGTGGTGCGCCGGCTGGTGCTCGAACAGTGGCTGCCGGCGCTGCATGCGTTCAGGCCGCAGATGATCTTCATTTCCGCCGGCTTCGATGCGCACCGCGAAGACGACCTGGGCACCATGGGCCTGGTGGAAGCGGATTACGCGTGGATGACGCAGCAGATGATGGAAGTGGCGAAGCTGCATGCGAAGGGCCGCATCGTCAGCTGCCTGGAAGGCGGCTACAACCTGTCCGCGCTGGGGCGCAGCGTGGTGGCGCACGTGAAGGCGCTGGCCGAGATCTGA